In Microbacterium sp. No. 7, the genomic window TGAGGGGAGAGGCGGGAACGTTCTCGCGGGCGTCTCTCCGGAACGCGCGGCGGGCGGGTGCCCAATGCGGTGAGGAGGACCGTTTGTCTGTGGATGACAGGCTGTGTCGTGCGGCGAGGCTAGTCTGGAGCGGGGATTCGCACGCGATGCCGAGGAGGAGCACGGGACCGTGACAACGGATCGGAACGCGCCGCCGGCCGCGGCGAGCGGTGCGGTCCGCTGCCTGGCGATCATCCCCGAGAGCTATCTGCTGACGACGAGGCTGATGCGCGACGAGTACGTCGACGACTCCTATGGCTGCCCGCCGCACATCCCGCACGGCCATCCCGAGCACGTCGTCTTCTGGCCCGTCGTCGGTGCCGATTCCGTCGAGGTCGGCGGCGTCCGCCACGACCTGACGGTCGGCGGAGGACTCTGGGTCCCCGCCGGGGAGGCGCACGTCGTGCAGCGGATGCCGTCGTCGTCCCTCGCCGCGGTGCACATCGATCCGGTCGCGTGGGGCGAGCCCGGGGCGGAGGTGCGAGGCGTGGCGGTGCGCCCCGCCCTGCGCGAGATGCTGCTCTACCTGATCCACGCGCCGATCCCGCCGCAGCAGCGACGGCGCGCGCAGCGGGTATGCCTGGAGCTGCTCACGAACGAGGGGCGGCCCGAGTTCGAGCTCGTCATCCCGCAAGACGCTCGGATCGTCCCGATCGTGCGCGCGCTGCTGGGCGATCCGGGCGATCGGCGCTCGATCGAGGAGTGGGCGTGGCAGCTCTCGATGAGCAGCCGGACGATCTCTCGCGCGTTCCGCAACACGACGGGCATGTCGTTCAACGAGTGGCGGACACGGGTTCGCATCACGCGGGCGGTCGAGCTGCTGAGCGACGGGATGCCCGTCGGCGTGGTGGGCCGTCGCGTCGGATACGCCACGATCGGGGCGTTCAGCAACGCGTTCCATCGCGTGGTGGGCCGCCGGCCGCACGAGTTCCATCCCGTCCAGGGATAGCAGACGACGCTCTCGACACCTGTCCGCTACGCGTAAACGACTGACCACCCGCGCGCGCCGGCGAACAGTAGCCTTCTTAGGTTAGCTTGCCCTACATAAGCCTAGGAAGTGAACGTCATCACATGAAAGCCCATCGTTCTGCGCTCGGCGCAGCACTCCTCGCCGCGGCGCTGCTGGTCACCGGTTGCACGGGAGCGCCCGGTGCCGGTTCCGGTTCGACCGCCGGCTCGAGCGACGCGTCGGCGGCCTCCCCGTCGGACGGCTTTCCCGTCACCTTCGAGCACGCCTAC contains:
- a CDS encoding helix-turn-helix domain-containing protein, with protein sequence MTTDRNAPPAAASGAVRCLAIIPESYLLTTRLMRDEYVDDSYGCPPHIPHGHPEHVVFWPVVGADSVEVGGVRHDLTVGGGLWVPAGEAHVVQRMPSSSLAAVHIDPVAWGEPGAEVRGVAVRPALREMLLYLIHAPIPPQQRRRAQRVCLELLTNEGRPEFELVIPQDARIVPIVRALLGDPGDRRSIEEWAWQLSMSSRTISRAFRNTTGMSFNEWRTRVRITRAVELLSDGMPVGVVGRRVGYATIGAFSNAFHRVVGRRPHEFHPVQG